Proteins co-encoded in one Medicago truncatula cultivar Jemalong A17 chromosome 8, MtrunA17r5.0-ANR, whole genome shotgun sequence genomic window:
- the LOC11436727 gene encoding photosynthetic NDH subunit of lumenal location 4, chloroplastic isoform X2, translating into MALSFSLCSGTTVHNRFPSCMKLNGKSYKVSDKVLCSARNGNEKKPLVGIGIGIVAAWVMGLTALDADATRIEYYATVGEPMCELNYVKSGLGYCDYVEGFGDEAPLGELIDIHYTARFADGIVFDSSYKRARPLTMRIGVGKVIRGLDQGILGGEGVPPMRIGGKRKLTIPPLLAYGPEPAGCFSGV; encoded by the exons ATGGCACTCTCATTCTCACTCTGTTCAGGCACAACCGTTCATAACCGTTTTCCTTCTTGTATGAAATTGAATGGTAAAAGTTATAAAGTATCCGATAAAGTGTTATGTTCTGCACGTAACGGTAACGAAAAGAAGCCGTTAGTGGGAATTGGTATTGGAATTGTAGCAGCATGGGTAATGGGGTTAACAGCGTTGGATGCAGATGCAACGAGAATTGAATACTATGCTACTGTGGGAGAACCAATGTGTGAGCTTAATTATGTTAAATCTGGGCTTGGTTACTGTGATTATGTTGAGGGTTTTGGTGATGAAGCTCCTTTAGGAGAGCTTATTGAT ATTCACTATACAGCTAGGTTCGCCGATGGAATAGTATTTGATAGTAGTTATAAACGTGCTAGGCCTTTAACTATGCGTATTGGTGTTGGCAAG GTAATAAGGGGATTGGATCAGGGAATTTTAGGGGGTGAAGGAGTACCTCCAATGCGGATAg GTGGGAAACGCAAACTCACGATTCCTCCATTGTTAGCGTATGGTCCTGAACCTGCAGGCTGTTTCTCAG GAGTATAA
- the LOC11437164 gene encoding heavy metal-associated isoprenylated plant protein 23 isoform X1 yields the protein MLYTFKTKSTNKHIHAPQMGVGGTLEYLSDLVSSGHHHLKKKKKQLQTVELKVRMDCDGCELKVKKTLSSLSGVQSVDINRKQQKVTVTGFVDPNKVLKKAKSTGKKAEIWPYVPYNLVAQPYAVSSYDKKAPPGYVRRVENAPTTGTMTKYEDPYVNMFSDENPNACSIM from the exons atgCTCTATACATTTAAGACAAAATCCACCAACAAACATATACATGCTCCCC AAATGGGAGTTGGTGGCACTTTGGAATATTTGTCTGATCTAGTGAGCAGTGGTCACCACCAcctcaagaagaagaagaagcagttACAAACTGTGGAGCTAAAGGTTAGAATGGACTGTGATGGTTGTGAGCTTAAGGTCAAGAAAACCCTATCTTCACTAAGTG GGGTACAATCAGTGGATATAAACCGTAAACAGCAAAAAGTGACTGTGACTGGGTTTGTGGATCCAAACAAGGTGCTGAAGAAGGCTAAGTCAACAGGGAAGAAGGCTGAAATTTGGCCTTATGTGCCATACAACTTGGTGGCTCAACCATATGCTGTTTCTTCTTATGACAAGAAGGCTCCTCCTGGTTATGTGAGGAGAGTGGAGAATGCTCCAACCACTGGAACCATGACAAAATATGAAGACCCTTATGTCAACATGTTCAGTGATGAAAACCCAAATGCATGTTCTATCATGTAG
- the LOC11436727 gene encoding photosynthetic NDH subunit of lumenal location 4, chloroplastic isoform X1 produces the protein MALSFSLCSGTTVHNRFPSCMKLNGKSYKVSDKVLCSARNGNEKKPLVGIGIGIVAAWVMGLTALDADATRIEYYATVGEPMCELNYVKSGLGYCDYVEGFGDEAPLGELIDIHYTARFADGIVFDSSYKRARPLTMRIGVGKVIRGLDQGILGGEGVPPMRIGGKRKLTIPPLLAYGPEPAGCFSGDCNIPGNATLLYDIKFVGLYSGNRSQ, from the exons ATGGCACTCTCATTCTCACTCTGTTCAGGCACAACCGTTCATAACCGTTTTCCTTCTTGTATGAAATTGAATGGTAAAAGTTATAAAGTATCCGATAAAGTGTTATGTTCTGCACGTAACGGTAACGAAAAGAAGCCGTTAGTGGGAATTGGTATTGGAATTGTAGCAGCATGGGTAATGGGGTTAACAGCGTTGGATGCAGATGCAACGAGAATTGAATACTATGCTACTGTGGGAGAACCAATGTGTGAGCTTAATTATGTTAAATCTGGGCTTGGTTACTGTGATTATGTTGAGGGTTTTGGTGATGAAGCTCCTTTAGGAGAGCTTATTGAT ATTCACTATACAGCTAGGTTCGCCGATGGAATAGTATTTGATAGTAGTTATAAACGTGCTAGGCCTTTAACTATGCGTATTGGTGTTGGCAAG GTAATAAGGGGATTGGATCAGGGAATTTTAGGGGGTGAAGGAGTACCTCCAATGCGGATAg GTGGGAAACGCAAACTCACGATTCCTCCATTGTTAGCGTATGGTCCTGAACCTGCAGGCTGTTTCTCAG GTGACTGCAATATACCGGGTAATGCAACTCTTCTGTATGATATTAAATTTGTTGGTCTTTATTCGGGCAATCGAAGTCAATGA
- the LOC11437164 gene encoding heavy metal-associated isoprenylated plant protein 23 isoform X2: MGVGGTLEYLSDLVSSGHHHLKKKKKQLQTVELKVRMDCDGCELKVKKTLSSLSGVQSVDINRKQQKVTVTGFVDPNKVLKKAKSTGKKAEIWPYVPYNLVAQPYAVSSYDKKAPPGYVRRVENAPTTGTMTKYEDPYVNMFSDENPNACSIM; the protein is encoded by the exons ATGGGAGTTGGTGGCACTTTGGAATATTTGTCTGATCTAGTGAGCAGTGGTCACCACCAcctcaagaagaagaagaagcagttACAAACTGTGGAGCTAAAGGTTAGAATGGACTGTGATGGTTGTGAGCTTAAGGTCAAGAAAACCCTATCTTCACTAAGTG GGGTACAATCAGTGGATATAAACCGTAAACAGCAAAAAGTGACTGTGACTGGGTTTGTGGATCCAAACAAGGTGCTGAAGAAGGCTAAGTCAACAGGGAAGAAGGCTGAAATTTGGCCTTATGTGCCATACAACTTGGTGGCTCAACCATATGCTGTTTCTTCTTATGACAAGAAGGCTCCTCCTGGTTATGTGAGGAGAGTGGAGAATGCTCCAACCACTGGAACCATGACAAAATATGAAGACCCTTATGTCAACATGTTCAGTGATGAAAACCCAAATGCATGTTCTATCATGTAG
- the LOC11437438 gene encoding L-ascorbate oxidase, whose protein sequence is MVQLQLSLRAAPKLLFLCFFLILVNFHKAEAGVRHYKWEVKYDYRSPDCYKKLVITINGKTPGPTIQAQEGDTVVVEVNNKLLTENLAIHWHGIRQIGTPWFDGTEGVSQCPILPGDTFVYRFVVDRPGTYLYHAHYGMQREAGVYGMIRVAPNDPEPFSYDFDRSIILNDWYHRSTYEQSARLSAIPFQWVGEPDSLLIHGKGRYNCSLLPSLPAAGVCNSSNPECSPFSQTVVSGKTYRIRVASLTALSALSFQIEGHNMTVVEADGHYVDPFVVKNLYIYSGETYSVLVKTDQDPSRNYWITSNVVSRNRTTPPGLGIFNYYPNHPMRSPPTSPPPPPAWDNVESRHTQSLAIKAHQNYTIKPPTTSDRVIVLLNTQNTIDNVRHWSVNNVSFFLPHTPYLVALKENITGEFNQTPPPDGYDFNNYDIFSVANNTNATSSNGIYRLKFNTTVDIILQNANTMNKNNSETHPWHLHGHDFWVLGYGKGKFDANKDPKNYNLVNPIMKNTVPVHSFGWTALRFRSDNPGVWAFHCHIESHFYMGMGVVFEEGIERVGKLPSSIMGCGKSKGFLGHN, encoded by the exons ATGGTTCAACTTCAACTAAGCCTAAGGGCAGCACCAAAATTATTGTTTCTATGTTTCTTTCTCATTCTGGTGAATTTCCACAAAGCTGAGGCTGGTGTTAGACATTATAAATGGGAGGTGAAGTATGATTATAGATCCCCTGATTGTTATAAGAAACTTGTTATAACCATTAATGGAAAGACTCCAGGACCTACCATTCAAGCACAAGAGGGTGATACTGTTGTAGTTGAAGTTAACAACAAATTGCTCACAGAAAACCTTGCCATCCATTGGCATGGTATTAGACAG ATTGGAACTCCTTGGTTTGATGGAACAGAAGGAGTGTCTCAATGTCCTATACTACCTGGAGACACCTTTGTTTATCGATTTGTTGTTGATAGG CCTGGTACATATCTTTATCATGCTCACTATGGAATGCAAAGGGAAGCAGGAGTATATGGAATGATTCGTGTGGCACCTAATGACCCTGAACCTTTTTCTTATGACTTTGATAGAAGCATTATTTTGAATGATTGGTACCATAGGAGTACTTATGAACAATCTGCTAGATTGTCTGCAATCCCTTTTCAATGGGTGGGGGAACCAGAT TCACTTCTGATTCATGGAAAAGGAAGATACAACTGTTCGTTATTACCAAGCTTACCTGCTGCTGGTGTTTGTAACTCATCAAATCCTGAATGCTCTCCCTTTTCACAAACAGTCGTCTCAGGAAAGACATACAGAATTAGAGTTGCAAGCTTGACTGCTTTATCAGCACTCAGTTTCCAAATAGAG GGCCATAACATGACTGTTGTTGAAGCAGATGGACACTATGTTGATCCTTTTGTGGTTAAGAATCTCTACATATACTCAGGCGAAACATACTCAGTTCTAGTCAAAACTGATCAAGACCCATCAAGAAACTACTGGATCACCTCAAATGTTGTCAGCAGAAACAGAACAACCCCGCCTGGTTTAGGCATTTTCAACTACTACCCAAACCATCCAATGAGGTCACCACCAACATCTCCACCACCTCCACCAGCTTGGGACAATGTTGAGTCAAGACATACTCAAAGCCTTGCAATCAAAGCTCACCAAAATTACACAATCAAACCTCCAACAACCTCAGATAGAGTCATAGTTTTGCTCAACACACAAAACACTATAGACAATGTTCGTCATTGGTCTGTTAACAACGTATCATTTTTCCTTCCTCACACCCCTTATCTTGTTGCACTTAAAGAGAATATAACTGGTGAATTCAACCAAACACCTCCACCTGATGGCTATGATTTTAATAATTATGATATTTTCAGTGTGGCTAACAACACAAATGCTACTTCTAGCAATGGAATTTATAGACTGAAGTTCAATACAACTGTGGATATTATACTTCAAAATGCAAACACtatgaataaaaataacagTGAGACACATCCTTGGCATCTTCATGGACATGATTTTTGGGTACTTGGATATGGAAAGGGAAAGTTTGATGCGAACAAAGacccaaaaaattataatttggtGAACCCCATTATGAAGAATACTGTGCCAGTGCACTCATTTGGTTGGACTGCTTTGAGGTTTCGATCAGATAATCCTGGTGTCTGGGCTTTCCATTGTCATATAGAGTCTCATTTCTATATGGGAATGGGAGTGGtttttgaagaaggaattgaAAGGGTTGGGAAGCTACCTTCATCCATCATGGGTTGTGGCAAAAGCAAAGGCTTCTTAGGCCATAATTAA